A genomic window from Camelina sativa cultivar DH55 chromosome 2, Cs, whole genome shotgun sequence includes:
- the LOC104755044 gene encoding uncharacterized protein LOC104755044, with product MDAYLKIVKELAKGFDHFMIDKIPRSANAPADALAVLASTSDPDLRRVIPVESISVSSIDAGAQVNIISVDPAEHADLDDEAQPNHEAKPATEPADWRQEILQYINEGVVPADKWQSRRLK from the coding sequence ATGGACGCATACTTAAAGATAGTAAAGGAGCTCGCAAAGGGGTTCGACCATTTCATGATCGACAAGATACCTCGAAGCGCCAACGCTCCCGCAGACGCTCTGGCCGTCTTAGCATCAACCTCAGATCCGGACCTACGTCGGGTAATCCCAGTCGAGAGTATTTCAGTAAGTAGCATCGACGCTGGGGCTCAAGTTAACATCATATCTGTCGACCCGGCAGAACATGCCGACCTTGACGATGAGGCACAACCTAACCATGAGGCCAAGCCCGCTACCGAACCCGCGGACTGGCGCCAAGAAATACTTCAGTACATCAATGAAGGAGTAGTCCCGGCAGATAAATGGCAGTCCCGACGCCTTAAATAG